The Azospirillum brasilense genome has a window encoding:
- a CDS encoding GMC family oxidoreductase, giving the protein MAAKFDLNDDSVVVIVGSGAGGGTLGTQLALKGIRTVILEAGGRHNMEDFQNDEWASFAQISWLDPRTTSGSWRVSRDFPGLPAWIVKAVGGSTVHWAGASLRFQPHEFKTRTAYGEVAGANLLDWPITLEELEPWYAKAEDRMGVTRTNGIPGLPGNNNFKVLKAGADKMGYTECHTGNMAINSQPRDGRGSCQQIGFCFQGCKSGAKWSTLIAEIPKGEETGKLEVRANAQVLKIEHDAKGKVTGVVYADKDGAIQRQKARIVAVAGNSIESPRLLLNSASSLFPDGLANSSGQVGRNYMRHMTGSVYGVFEKPVRMYRGTTMAGIIRDEAKNKPDRGFVGGYEMETLSLGLPFMAAFLDPGAWGREFTSALDGYDHMAGMWLVGEDMPQESNRITLHADKKDKYGMPVPNVHFDDHPNDVAMRQHAYRQGMALYESVGATRSFPTPPYPSTHNLGTNRMSEKARDGVVNKWGQTHDVANLFVSDGSQFTTGGAENPTLTIVALALRQADYIAGQMAKNAI; this is encoded by the coding sequence ATGGCAGCGAAATTCGACCTGAACGACGACAGCGTCGTGGTGATCGTGGGCTCCGGGGCCGGCGGCGGCACGCTGGGCACCCAACTGGCGCTGAAGGGCATCAGGACGGTGATCCTGGAAGCCGGCGGCCGCCACAACATGGAGGATTTCCAGAACGACGAATGGGCCAGCTTCGCCCAGATCTCCTGGCTCGACCCGCGCACCACCTCGGGAAGCTGGCGGGTGTCACGCGACTTCCCCGGCCTGCCGGCCTGGATCGTCAAGGCGGTCGGCGGCTCCACCGTGCATTGGGCGGGTGCGTCGCTGCGCTTCCAGCCGCACGAGTTCAAGACGCGCACCGCCTACGGCGAGGTCGCCGGCGCCAACCTGCTGGACTGGCCGATCACGCTGGAGGAGTTGGAGCCCTGGTACGCCAAGGCGGAGGACCGCATGGGCGTCACCCGCACCAACGGCATCCCCGGCCTGCCCGGCAACAACAACTTCAAGGTCCTGAAGGCCGGCGCCGACAAGATGGGCTACACGGAGTGCCACACCGGCAACATGGCCATCAACTCACAGCCCCGCGACGGGCGCGGCTCCTGCCAGCAGATCGGCTTCTGTTTCCAGGGCTGCAAGTCCGGGGCGAAGTGGTCCACCCTGATCGCCGAGATTCCCAAGGGCGAGGAGACCGGCAAGCTGGAGGTCCGCGCCAACGCCCAGGTGCTGAAGATCGAGCATGACGCCAAGGGCAAGGTGACCGGCGTCGTCTACGCCGACAAGGACGGGGCGATCCAGCGCCAGAAGGCCCGCATCGTCGCGGTGGCCGGCAACTCCATCGAAAGCCCCCGCCTGCTGTTGAACTCCGCGTCCTCCCTGTTCCCGGACGGTCTCGCCAACTCCTCCGGACAGGTGGGGCGGAACTACATGCGGCACATGACCGGCTCGGTCTACGGCGTGTTCGAGAAGCCGGTGCGCATGTACCGCGGCACCACCATGGCCGGCATCATCCGCGACGAGGCGAAGAACAAGCCCGACCGCGGTTTCGTCGGCGGGTACGAGATGGAGACCCTGTCGCTCGGCCTGCCCTTCATGGCCGCCTTCCTCGACCCCGGCGCCTGGGGGCGGGAATTCACCTCGGCGCTCGACGGCTACGACCATATGGCCGGCATGTGGCTGGTCGGCGAGGACATGCCGCAGGAAAGCAACCGCATCACCCTGCACGCCGACAAGAAGGACAAGTACGGGATGCCCGTCCCCAACGTCCATTTCGACGACCACCCCAACGACGTCGCCATGCGCCAGCACGCCTACCGGCAGGGCATGGCGCTGTATGAATCGGTGGGGGCGACCCGCAGCTTCCCGACGCCGCCCTACCCGTCCACCCACAATCTGGGCACCAACCGGATGAGCGAGAAGGCGCGCGACGGCGTGGTGAACAAGTGGGGCCAGACCCACGACGTGGCGAACCTGTTCGTCTCCGACGGCTCGCAGTTCACCACCGGCGGGGCCGAAAATCCCACCCTGACCATCGTCGCGCTGGCGCTGCGCCAAGCCGACTACATCGCCGGCCAAATGGCCAAGAACGCGATCTGA
- a CDS encoding ribbon-helix-helix domain-containing protein, with product MLFDARGFGDVSLSSLDLGGFRLSEVNAHYGFSVHSAFKESGKFGRRRGMCRIFAGQDPERFRMVTRRVRLSGHSTSVCLEAAFWDALEEIAAMQGVSLGRFLSKLHDEVLARGVERRNFAGLLRCACLTYAQEVKGHRPCVEELEREARTDFAAVAAAVLPVGIAASFPAPEKERETA from the coding sequence GTGCTTTTCGACGCGCGCGGATTCGGTGATGTTTCTCTCTCTTCACTCGACCTGGGCGGGTTCCGTCTTTCGGAAGTTAATGCGCATTACGGATTTTCCGTTCATAGTGCATTCAAGGAGTCGGGGAAGTTTGGAAGGAGACGAGGGATGTGCCGAATTTTTGCCGGTCAGGACCCGGAGCGCTTCCGCATGGTAACCCGGCGGGTCCGCCTCAGCGGTCACTCGACAAGCGTCTGTCTGGAAGCGGCCTTCTGGGACGCGCTGGAGGAAATCGCGGCGATGCAGGGCGTCTCTCTGGGTCGCTTCTTGTCAAAGTTGCACGACGAAGTCTTGGCCCGCGGAGTGGAGCGGCGCAATTTCGCCGGCCTGCTGCGCTGCGCTTGCCTGACCTACGCCCAGGAAGTGAAGGGCCACCGCCCCTGCGTGGAAGAACTGGAGCGGGAGGCGCGCACCGATTTCGCCGCGGTGGCCGCCGCCGTCCTTCCGGTGGGAATTGCGGCCTCTTTTCCCGCCCCGGAAAAAGAACGCGAGACGGCCTGA
- the glf gene encoding UDP-galactopyranose mutase: protein MSRFARDHRVLFVEEPIHNDTPEPWLDVREDEGVLVLVPRLPAGMDGEAAVTAQRQLLDRYLAEEGVTDPILWYYTPMSLGLSGHLRGALVVYDCMDELSAFHGAPPELVERERQLMARADVVFTGGVSLYEAKRTLHPNAHAFPSSVDIAHFAAARGIVEEPADQAAIPHPRLGFYGVIDERLDIALLDAAAAARPDWQFVLVGPVVKIDPADLPHRPNIHYLGPKSYDDLPHYLAGWDVALMPFARNESTRFISPTKTPEYLAAGRPVVSTSITDVVRGYGDSGVVRIADAPEDFVASVEAALADAADPERLRATADHVLRDMSWDKTQGRMKTLMEQARQRGRAAPPAHRPTPAIHPAKHVNGRAAGRRSGFDYLIVGAGFAGSVLAERLAAGLNKRVLLIDRRPHIGGNAYDHYDDAGVLIHRYGPHIFHTNAKPVADYLSRFTKWRPYEHRVLARVDERLVPIPINRTTVNQLYGLDLDEAGVAEFLKSRAEPVAEVRTSEDVVVGAVGRELYETFFRGYTRKQWGLDPSQLDKAVTARVPTRTNDDDRYFGDSFQAMPLNGYTRMFESMLDHPNIKVMLNTDFDDVRDEIAYDRIVFTGPIDEYFGHRFGKLPYRSLTFRHETVDREWFQPVAVVNEPSEAVPYTRVTEYKHLTGQSHPRTSITYEYPAAQGDPYYPIPRPENQELFRKYQALADNTPDVIFLGRLGTYRYYNMDQVVAQALAVYARLEKEEQQSRGLAAAARAFGSLGAEREVRVAGMGD from the coding sequence ATGTCGCGATTCGCGCGTGACCACCGCGTGCTGTTCGTCGAGGAGCCGATCCACAACGACACGCCCGAGCCCTGGCTGGACGTGCGCGAGGATGAGGGCGTCCTCGTCCTGGTGCCCCGCCTGCCCGCCGGCATGGACGGCGAGGCGGCCGTCACCGCCCAGCGCCAGCTTCTCGACCGCTATCTGGCCGAGGAAGGGGTAACCGATCCGATCCTCTGGTACTACACGCCGATGAGCCTCGGCCTGTCCGGCCATCTGCGCGGAGCGCTGGTGGTCTACGACTGCATGGACGAGTTGTCGGCCTTCCACGGCGCCCCGCCGGAGCTGGTCGAGCGCGAGCGTCAGCTGATGGCGCGGGCCGACGTGGTGTTCACCGGCGGCGTCAGCCTCTACGAGGCCAAGCGCACCCTGCACCCCAACGCCCACGCGTTCCCCAGCAGCGTCGACATCGCCCATTTCGCCGCCGCCCGCGGCATCGTCGAGGAGCCCGCCGATCAGGCGGCCATCCCGCACCCGCGGCTCGGCTTCTACGGCGTCATCGACGAGCGGCTGGACATCGCGTTGCTCGACGCCGCTGCCGCGGCCCGGCCCGACTGGCAGTTCGTCCTGGTCGGCCCGGTGGTGAAGATCGACCCGGCCGACCTGCCCCACCGTCCGAACATCCACTATCTCGGCCCGAAGAGCTACGACGACCTGCCGCACTATCTGGCGGGCTGGGACGTCGCCCTGATGCCCTTCGCGCGCAACGAGTCCACCCGCTTCATCAGCCCGACCAAGACGCCGGAATATCTGGCCGCCGGGCGCCCGGTCGTCTCCACCTCGATCACCGACGTGGTGCGCGGCTATGGCGACAGCGGCGTTGTCCGCATCGCCGACGCGCCGGAGGATTTCGTCGCCTCCGTCGAGGCCGCTCTGGCCGACGCCGCCGACCCGGAACGTCTGCGCGCCACCGCCGACCATGTCCTGCGCGACATGTCCTGGGACAAGACGCAGGGCCGCATGAAGACGCTGATGGAGCAGGCCCGCCAGCGCGGACGCGCCGCGCCGCCGGCCCACCGCCCGACGCCGGCGATCCATCCGGCCAAGCATGTCAACGGGCGCGCCGCCGGCCGCCGCTCCGGCTTCGACTATCTGATCGTCGGGGCGGGCTTCGCCGGCAGCGTGCTGGCGGAGCGGTTGGCGGCGGGGCTGAACAAGCGGGTGCTGCTGATCGACCGGCGTCCGCACATCGGCGGCAACGCCTACGATCACTACGACGACGCGGGCGTGCTGATCCACCGCTACGGCCCGCACATCTTCCACACCAACGCCAAGCCGGTCGCCGACTATCTGTCGCGCTTCACCAAGTGGCGCCCCTACGAGCACCGCGTCCTGGCGCGGGTGGACGAGCGCCTCGTCCCCATCCCGATCAACCGGACCACGGTCAACCAGCTGTATGGGCTGGACCTCGACGAGGCCGGCGTGGCGGAGTTCCTGAAGAGCCGGGCGGAGCCGGTGGCCGAGGTCCGCACCTCGGAGGACGTGGTGGTCGGCGCCGTCGGGCGGGAGCTGTACGAGACGTTCTTCCGCGGCTACACCCGCAAGCAGTGGGGCCTCGACCCGTCGCAGCTCGACAAGGCGGTGACCGCCCGCGTGCCGACGCGGACCAACGACGACGACCGCTATTTCGGCGACAGCTTCCAGGCGATGCCGCTGAACGGCTACACGCGGATGTTCGAGAGCATGCTCGACCACCCGAACATCAAGGTAATGCTGAACACCGATTTCGACGACGTGCGGGACGAGATCGCCTATGACCGCATCGTCTTCACCGGCCCCATCGACGAGTATTTCGGCCACCGCTTCGGCAAGCTGCCCTACCGTTCCCTGACCTTCCGGCACGAGACGGTCGACCGGGAGTGGTTCCAGCCCGTCGCCGTGGTGAACGAGCCGTCGGAGGCGGTGCCCTACACCCGCGTCACCGAGTACAAGCACCTGACCGGGCAAAGCCACCCGAGGACCAGCATCACCTACGAGTATCCCGCCGCGCAGGGCGATCCCTACTACCCGATCCCCCGCCCGGAGAACCAGGAGCTGTTCCGCAAGTACCAGGCGCTGGCCGACAACACCCCGGACGTGATCTTCCTGGGCCGGCTCGGCACCTACCGCTACTACAACATGGACCAGGTGGTGGCGCAGGCGCTGGCGGTCTACGCCCGCCTGGAGAAGGAGGAGCAGCAGAGCCGCGGTCTCGCCGCCGCCGCGCGGGCCTTCGGCTCGCTGGGCGCGGAGCGGGAGGTGCGGGTCGCGGGGATGGGGGATTAG
- a CDS encoding beta-galactosidase, which translates to MHTPTLFDSVFLGGFECSTHRRHDGRRLDLIAATGHDRLAAEDYRRMAAHGLRSVRDGVRWHLIETTPGHYDWSSLLPMVRAAREAGVQVIWDLCHYGWPDDIDIWRPAFVERFARFAGAAAALLRDEGVEAPAYCPVNEISYWAWAGGDMKRFNPMAERRGAELKHQLVRASIAAIDAIRAADPRARIVQVDPVINVLPRPDRKGDAGAAEEARLAQYEAWDMIGGHAWPGLGGKPEYLDVIGVNYYSDNQWFLKGGTIGRDDPRYRPFADILAEVHRRYGRPVLVAETGAEGDARVPWLDYVTGEVIAALKADVPVEGVCLYPILDYPGWANDRHCETGLYGLCDEKGGRCLHQPLAAALERGQARIGALLGQPQFQAAQ; encoded by the coding sequence ATGCACACCCCCACCCTGTTCGACAGCGTCTTCCTCGGCGGCTTCGAATGCTCGACGCACCGGCGGCACGACGGGCGCCGGCTCGACCTGATCGCAGCGACCGGCCACGACCGGCTGGCCGCCGAGGACTACCGGCGCATGGCCGCGCACGGCCTGCGCAGCGTGCGCGACGGCGTGCGCTGGCACCTCATCGAAACCACGCCAGGCCACTACGACTGGTCCAGCCTGCTGCCCATGGTCCGCGCGGCGCGGGAGGCCGGGGTCCAGGTGATCTGGGACCTCTGCCATTATGGCTGGCCGGACGACATCGACATCTGGCGCCCCGCCTTCGTGGAGCGCTTCGCCCGCTTCGCCGGGGCCGCCGCCGCCCTGCTCCGCGACGAGGGCGTGGAGGCGCCCGCCTATTGCCCGGTCAATGAAATCTCCTACTGGGCCTGGGCCGGCGGCGACATGAAGCGCTTCAACCCGATGGCCGAGCGCCGCGGGGCCGAACTCAAGCATCAGCTCGTCCGCGCCAGCATCGCGGCCATCGACGCGATCCGCGCCGCCGACCCGCGCGCCCGCATCGTCCAGGTCGATCCGGTCATCAACGTGCTGCCCCGCCCCGACCGCAAGGGCGACGCCGGGGCGGCGGAGGAGGCCCGGCTGGCCCAGTACGAGGCGTGGGACATGATCGGCGGCCACGCCTGGCCGGGGTTGGGCGGCAAGCCGGAGTATCTGGACGTGATCGGAGTTAACTACTACTCCGACAACCAGTGGTTCCTGAAGGGTGGCACCATCGGGCGCGACGACCCGCGCTACCGTCCCTTCGCCGACATCCTGGCGGAGGTCCACCGGCGCTACGGCCGCCCGGTCCTGGTGGCCGAGACCGGCGCCGAGGGCGACGCCCGCGTGCCCTGGCTCGACTATGTGACGGGGGAGGTGATCGCGGCCCTGAAGGCCGATGTGCCGGTGGAGGGAGTCTGCCTGTACCCGATCCTCGACTATCCCGGCTGGGCCAACGATCGCCATTGCGAGACCGGCCTCTACGGTCTGTGCGACGAAAAGGGCGGGCGTTGCCTCCATCAACCGCTGGCCGCGGCGCTGGAGCGCGGACAGGCCCGCATCGGCGCGCTGCTCGGCCAGCCACAGTTCCAGGCGGCTCAATGA
- a CDS encoding ABC transporter ATP-binding protein, with protein sequence MSGSSTDAIPDRPGRFLLRYIRRRPWSFGGLFSVIVAAAGCAVAVQYGMKLLIDAMASPDRAAADVWTPLGLFLGFIAAENVLWRLGGWLGCRTVLATGVDMRLDLFRHLTGHSMRYFSEHLAGSLGNRIAATENAATTIFRTLTWSIVPPVTDFLGAVLVLLTIHWGMAAALVMFAVVVAVAIVGLGLRGRTVHHAFAEQSARTNGELVDVVSNVWTVKAFSARGRERERLRQAFTVEAGAHRRSWMHLEKTRVVHDVCLWVMAGSMLLWALLLWRDGTITTGDVVIVSALTFRILHGSRDLAFALVTATQQVSAIDESLRVIARPHDVLDPVPAEPAKPGGGTIAFERVSYRYPEGRKVLEDFSLTIPAGQKVGLVGPSGAGKSTIISLIQRLDDVQRGDILIDGQPLTALAQDDLRAKIAVVPQDIALFHRPILENIRYGRPDASDEEVFEAARHAFCDGFIRQLPEGYGTLVGERGVRLSGGQRQRLGIARAFLKNAPILILDEATSALDTQSEQEIQAALANLAQGRTVVAVAHRLSTVSAFDRVLVLVDGRIAEDGHPTELRRRGGLFNSLWQLQAQGFAAE encoded by the coding sequence ATGAGCGGTTCCAGCACAGACGCCATCCCGGACCGTCCCGGCCGCTTCCTGCTGCGCTACATCCGGCGGCGGCCCTGGTCGTTCGGCGGGCTGTTCTCGGTGATCGTGGCGGCGGCGGGCTGCGCGGTCGCCGTGCAGTACGGGATGAAGCTGCTGATCGACGCCATGGCCTCCCCCGACCGGGCGGCGGCGGACGTCTGGACTCCGCTCGGCCTGTTCCTCGGCTTCATCGCGGCGGAGAACGTGCTGTGGCGGCTGGGCGGCTGGCTCGGCTGCCGGACGGTGCTGGCGACCGGCGTGGACATGCGGCTGGACCTGTTCCGCCACCTGACCGGCCATTCGATGCGCTACTTCTCGGAGCATCTGGCCGGATCGCTGGGCAACCGCATCGCCGCCACCGAGAACGCCGCCACCACCATCTTCCGCACCCTGACCTGGAGCATCGTCCCGCCGGTCACCGACTTCCTGGGGGCGGTGCTGGTGCTGCTGACCATCCATTGGGGCATGGCGGCGGCGCTGGTGATGTTCGCCGTGGTGGTCGCCGTCGCCATCGTCGGGCTGGGGCTGCGCGGCCGGACGGTTCACCACGCCTTCGCCGAACAGTCCGCCCGCACCAACGGCGAGCTGGTCGACGTGGTGTCCAACGTCTGGACGGTGAAGGCCTTCTCCGCCCGCGGGCGCGAGCGCGAGCGCCTGCGGCAGGCCTTCACGGTGGAGGCCGGGGCGCACCGCCGCAGTTGGATGCATCTGGAGAAGACCCGCGTCGTCCACGACGTCTGTCTGTGGGTGATGGCCGGGTCGATGCTGCTGTGGGCGCTGCTGCTGTGGCGGGACGGCACGATCACCACCGGCGACGTGGTGATCGTCAGCGCGCTCACCTTCCGCATCCTGCACGGCTCCCGCGACCTCGCCTTCGCGCTGGTCACCGCCACCCAGCAGGTCAGCGCCATCGACGAGAGCCTGCGGGTGATCGCCCGCCCCCACGACGTGCTCGACCCCGTGCCCGCCGAACCCGCCAAGCCCGGTGGCGGCACCATCGCCTTCGAGCGGGTCTCCTACCGCTATCCCGAAGGGCGCAAGGTGCTGGAGGATTTCAGCCTGACCATCCCGGCCGGGCAGAAGGTCGGGCTGGTCGGGCCGTCGGGGGCCGGCAAGTCCACCATCATCAGCCTGATCCAGCGGCTGGACGACGTGCAGCGCGGCGACATCCTCATCGACGGCCAGCCGCTGACCGCGCTCGCCCAGGACGACCTGCGCGCCAAGATCGCCGTGGTGCCCCAGGACATCGCGCTGTTCCACCGCCCGATCCTGGAGAACATCCGCTACGGCCGCCCCGACGCCAGTGACGAGGAGGTGTTCGAGGCCGCCCGCCATGCCTTCTGCGACGGCTTCATCCGGCAGTTGCCGGAAGGCTACGGCACGCTGGTCGGCGAGCGCGGCGTGCGGCTGTCGGGCGGGCAGCGGCAGCGGCTGGGCATCGCCCGCGCCTTCCTGAAGAACGCGCCGATCCTGATCCTCGACGAGGCGACCTCCGCCCTCGACACCCAGTCGGAGCAGGAGATCCAGGCGGCGCTGGCCAATCTGGCCCAGGGTCGGACGGTGGTCGCGGTGGCTCACCGGCTGTCGACCGTGTCGGCCTTCGACCGCGTCCTGGTCCTGGTCGACGGCCGCATCGCCGAGGACGGCCATCCCACCGAGTTGCGGCGGCGCGGAGGACTTTTCAACTCCCTGTGGCAGCTCCAGGCGCAGGGCTTCGCGGCGGAATAG
- a CDS encoding PAS domain-containing protein, which yields MTDLPVIGGPGIGGPAIGGDLDFLSGGGEMGERMRSHDWASTALGPPEGWPQSLRTIVSVVLSSRQAMFVAWGPELSFLYNDGYVPIFGAKHPEALGRPFAEVWWDIWPQIKPLVDRTLSGEASWYEDLLIPMERRGFREDAWFTFSYTPVRGEDGRIPGMFCAAIETTSQVLAARRTDFHLKLEARLRQLSNPFAVAAAAEEALGRHLGVSRVGYGVVDETARFFTTERNWTDGSVDHQAGTHDLLSFGPELLDTLRSGGTLTIHDAAADPRFAAPDRQAAFAGMNIASAITTSLVKNGRMVAALYVHDRKPRHWHPDEVRLVEEVAERTWSALERAQAEESLHRANARLAAEGEQMRNLFRQSPNFMCVLRGPDHVFELANDSYRQLVGDRPLIGKPVHEAMPEVAGQGFFELLGRVYDSGKPFVGHALPVRVVRQPGAPVEERFITFIYQPIKDADGRVTGIFCEGSDVTEAKHAEDALRDLNATLEQRVADRTADRDRMWRLSTDVMLVARFDGTINAVNPAWTSLLGWTEEELAARNFLDFVHPDDLGRTRAEAARLGTGQTTHRFENRYRHKDGHYLWLSWVAVPDDRFIHAVGRDITAQKEADAALRQTEEQLRQAQKMEAVGQLTGGVAHDFNNLLQALEGCLLMIGRRTGEPQVHALLDAGQQAVGRGAKLVQQLMAFARRDSLRPESIGVRERVLAMSALLERALRADIALDLRLGDDLWPVEVDPTQFELAVINLAVNARDAMPSGGRLTVEAVNSVFAPGDPRGVEGEFLHLSVSDTGCGMPAAVTARAFEPFFTTKDLGKGTGLGLAQVYGLARQAGGTAWIDSAPDHGTTVHLLLRRSGVAPTMEPALPAAIVRPSVGARRHGRVLVVEDDPIVAMTVSTALEDAGFAVLSAANAEEALPHLADDGVDVLLSDVVMPGAMSGIDLAREARERRPSLPVILATGYSEDIARATGIPVLAKPYRIDELVGRIDAILMGQVED from the coding sequence ATGACGGACCTGCCGGTGATTGGCGGGCCGGGGATTGGCGGCCCGGCAATCGGGGGCGACCTGGATTTCCTGTCCGGCGGGGGCGAGATGGGAGAGCGGATGCGCTCCCACGACTGGGCGTCAACGGCGCTCGGCCCGCCGGAGGGTTGGCCGCAGAGCCTGCGCACCATCGTCAGCGTCGTCCTGTCCTCCCGGCAGGCGATGTTCGTGGCCTGGGGGCCGGAACTGTCCTTCCTCTACAACGACGGCTACGTGCCGATCTTCGGGGCCAAGCATCCGGAGGCGCTCGGCCGTCCCTTCGCCGAGGTGTGGTGGGACATCTGGCCCCAGATCAAGCCGCTGGTCGACCGCACGCTGTCCGGCGAGGCGTCCTGGTACGAGGATCTGTTGATCCCGATGGAGCGCCGGGGTTTCCGCGAGGACGCCTGGTTCACCTTCTCATACACCCCGGTGCGGGGCGAGGACGGGCGCATCCCCGGCATGTTCTGCGCCGCCATCGAGACGACCTCGCAGGTGCTCGCCGCCCGGCGCACCGACTTCCATCTGAAGCTGGAGGCCCGGCTGCGTCAGCTCTCCAATCCGTTCGCCGTGGCCGCGGCGGCGGAAGAGGCTCTGGGCCGTCACCTGGGAGTCAGCCGCGTCGGTTACGGCGTGGTCGACGAAACCGCCCGCTTCTTCACGACAGAGCGGAACTGGACCGACGGCAGCGTCGACCATCAGGCCGGCACCCATGATCTGCTGAGCTTCGGGCCGGAGCTTCTGGACACGCTGCGCAGCGGCGGGACACTGACCATCCACGACGCCGCAGCGGACCCGCGCTTCGCCGCGCCGGACCGGCAGGCCGCCTTCGCCGGGATGAACATCGCCTCCGCCATCACCACCAGCCTGGTGAAGAACGGGCGGATGGTCGCCGCCCTCTACGTCCACGACCGGAAGCCCCGGCACTGGCACCCGGACGAGGTCCGTCTGGTGGAGGAGGTGGCGGAACGCACATGGTCGGCGCTGGAGCGCGCCCAGGCGGAGGAATCGCTGCACCGCGCCAACGCCAGGCTGGCCGCGGAGGGGGAGCAGATGCGCAACCTCTTCCGGCAGTCGCCCAACTTCATGTGCGTGCTGCGCGGCCCGGACCATGTGTTCGAACTGGCCAACGACTCCTACCGGCAACTGGTCGGCGACCGCCCCCTGATCGGCAAGCCGGTGCACGAGGCCATGCCGGAGGTCGCCGGCCAGGGCTTCTTCGAGCTGCTGGGCCGCGTGTACGACAGCGGGAAGCCCTTCGTCGGGCACGCCCTGCCGGTGCGGGTCGTCCGCCAACCCGGCGCGCCGGTGGAGGAGCGCTTCATCACCTTCATCTACCAGCCCATCAAGGACGCCGACGGGCGGGTGACCGGGATCTTCTGCGAGGGCAGCGACGTCACCGAGGCCAAGCATGCCGAGGACGCGCTGCGCGACCTGAACGCCACGCTGGAGCAGCGCGTCGCCGACCGCACCGCCGACCGCGACCGCATGTGGCGCCTGTCCACCGACGTGATGTTGGTGGCCCGCTTCGACGGCACCATCAACGCCGTCAATCCGGCCTGGACCAGTCTGCTGGGCTGGACGGAGGAAGAGTTGGCGGCGCGCAACTTCTTGGACTTCGTGCATCCCGACGATCTGGGGCGCACGCGGGCCGAGGCGGCGCGGCTGGGCACCGGGCAGACCACGCACCGCTTCGAGAACCGCTACCGCCACAAGGACGGTCATTACCTCTGGCTGTCCTGGGTCGCCGTGCCGGACGACCGCTTCATCCACGCCGTGGGCCGCGACATCACCGCCCAGAAGGAGGCCGACGCCGCCCTGCGGCAGACCGAGGAGCAGCTTCGCCAAGCCCAGAAGATGGAGGCGGTCGGCCAGTTGACCGGCGGCGTGGCGCACGACTTCAACAATCTGCTCCAGGCGCTGGAAGGCTGCCTGTTGATGATCGGGCGCCGCACCGGGGAGCCGCAGGTCCATGCCCTGCTCGACGCCGGGCAGCAGGCGGTGGGGCGCGGGGCCAAGCTGGTGCAGCAGCTCATGGCCTTCGCCCGGCGCGACAGCCTGCGCCCGGAATCCATCGGCGTGCGCGAGCGGGTGCTCGCCATGTCGGCCCTGCTGGAACGGGCGCTGCGCGCCGACATTGCGCTGGACCTCCGCCTCGGCGACGATCTCTGGCCCGTCGAGGTGGACCCGACACAGTTCGAACTGGCGGTCATCAACCTCGCCGTCAACGCGCGCGACGCCATGCCGTCCGGCGGGCGGCTGACGGTGGAGGCGGTCAACAGCGTGTTTGCACCCGGCGATCCGCGGGGAGTGGAAGGCGAGTTCCTGCACCTGTCGGTGTCGGACACCGGCTGCGGCATGCCCGCCGCGGTGACCGCCCGCGCCTTCGAGCCGTTCTTCACGACGAAGGACCTCGGCAAGGGGACGGGGTTGGGGCTGGCCCAGGTCTACGGCCTCGCCCGGCAGGCCGGCGGCACCGCCTGGATTGACAGCGCGCCGGACCATGGCACGACGGTGCATCTGCTGCTCCGCCGCTCCGGAGTGGCCCCGACGATGGAGCCCGCCCTTCCCGCCGCCATCGTGCGGCCGTCGGTTGGCGCGCGGCGCCACGGCCGCGTTCTCGTGGTGGAGGACGATCCCATCGTCGCCATGACCGTCAGCACGGCGCTGGAGGACGCCGGGTTCGCCGTGCTGTCCGCCGCGAACGCCGAGGAGGCGCTGCCCCACCTGGCGGACGACGGGGTCGACGTGCTGCTGAGCGACGTTGTGATGCCCGGTGCGATGAGCGGCATCGACCTGGCCCGCGAAGCCCGCGAGCGGCGACCCAGCTTGCCGGTCATCCTGGCGACCGGCTACAGCGAGGACATCGCCCGCGCCACCGGCATCCCGGTGCTGGCGAAGCCCTACCGGATCGACGAACTGGTCGGGCGGATCGACGCGATCCTGATGGGCCAAGTCGAGGACTAA